The Spirosoma oryzicola region TTGACCCGTTGGGAGCGCGTGATTAGAGCTTCGGGCCCAATAAAAGAGTTTGATCTTACCGCCGTTCCGCAATCAGCTACACCTATGCTGACGACAATAAGCTGTCCGATGGATTTGTACAGCTACTCGCAGATTGGCGACTACATCGAAATAGACGCACCAGGCTACAAAGCATCTGGCGAACTGCTTGATATTGAATACAGAAAATCCCTCAAAGGCGACGAGGCAACCTTAACGATTCTATCCTACTAACATGCAATTGTTCGACGCATTCATTCGGTTTTTTCTGCTTGATGATGACGGCAAAGCGACGCCCCAAAACGGTGTACTGCCCACCGAAAAACACGCGGTTATACCCGCCGTACCCGGTGATTTATTCCGGTTTTTAGTGCCGTGCGCTGATTTGGGCGGTGTTCGGCCCGAATCGACGGGCGTATACATTGGTGAGCAGAAAGTCGGCTTTATTCGCCGTCAGGAAGCGGAAACGTATAGCGAAATCCGTCTTCGGGTGAACAGTGCCGTGTCCGAAGGTGACTACAAACAGTTCGCGCTGCTCGGCGAAATTCCCAATCCAGACCACGCCGTCACGAATCTGGCGCTTAACCGCGCGTGTCTGGCTAGTTCGACGCTCGAAGTATCGAACGTAGGTACGTACGCGCTGACCGATGGCGTTCTTGATAACGGCTTTTGGACAAGCAACAGCGATTACTTTCAGGCGCACGACGAATGGCTTATTATGCCACTGGCTGAACTTTCGCGCATAAACAGCCTAGTTTTCTATGCGCGAAACTCGCGTGACGGCTATACCCACTTTCCGGTATCGGTCCGGCTTGAGATTAGTACAGATGGTACAAATTATTCATTCGTTCGGCAGTGGCTGAATCTTGATCAGCCGTCCGGTTTACTAGCCGTTACGCTGCAACTACCGGAAGCCGTTGACGCTACGCACCTAAAGCTAACCTTTAGCGATATGCGGCTCAACACCTTCGATTCGTCGTACCGTGCGCAGCTCGCTGAGTGGCAGGTTATCGGTTATCCGCTCAGCAAACCGCCGACCATCGAAGCCAATCTGCTCGGCACCTTCAAAAAACAACTGACAAACCTTGGCGACTACGTGCGGGAAATTCGCTCGTTTTTCGAGAGTTATGTCAACACGCCCGTTACCGTCGATGAAGACGGCTCAGAATTAGTAATCAAGATGTATCATACCGACCGATTTGGGCTTGGAAACGTCCGCGTCGGTATTGGCCTAGGTGACGTGTCCGAAAGCAACACAAACGAACCGCGTTTGTCGGTCCGCTTCAAAGATACGATTACTCAGCCCGCTAAAACCTCCTACCGCGTCAGCGTTGATCTGGATATTGCCGAGGGGAATAGCTACGTACTTGGCGAGAAAAATTATACCGCTACCCGAACCGATACGGCTAGTAGTATTCTAACCGCCTTGGGTGTTACCGGCGAAACGATTGAACTACCGGGTGGCACAACGCCGGTTATCAGCGCGTCGGCGGGCTCCGTTTCGGTTATTAACCGCAACCGTCCGGCTATACAAGTCTTGTTTGTGTATTCATCGGGTGGTAGCGATAACTACAAAGCGGTGGTATCTTCGTCCGTTCAGGCGGGCAACACCTACCAAATTTCCGTCGAAGGCCAGACGACGCGTACGTACATTGCGCAGCCAGGCGATGTAGCCGCAACGGTAGAAGCGTATTTCAACGCCAACGGTGGCACTTCGTTTAGTACACCGCTCGGCAAAGTGCCCATTGCCCGCGCCGATGCAGGTAGTCAGGTAATTGCTAATGTAAACAGCCCGGCAATCCGGCTTACGTCCCGTACCGAGATTCCCGCGCAGGTACTTGACCGCTACGACGTTTTTGTGGGCACGAGTATACTCCCCGGCAATACCTTTAGTTTGCAGCAAAATAGCGACGCCAAGCGCGTTGTGGTGGCCAGTTCGGGCGACACGGCACTTTCTGTTGCGCAGGGCTTTGGCTACGACACCAATCCGTTTACACTCAGCATCCCAACCGGCTCGAAGCTTACGGGCTTTGCTGAGTCCGGCCCGCGCTACAATGAGGCTAATATCGCGGATGTGGAAGTGTTATCCGGTCCGATTCTGCAACGAAATCTGCCCTACGTGGCCGAAATCGTTGTACCCACCAATCAGCTCGAAGGTGTATACAGTCTCGATTTGAAAACGGATACCCTTATCGCGCAGAGCAATTATATCGACGTTCGCGCTGACGATAAAAACACGGCGCTCGTTCGCTTCGCGGATACGGGTCACACCTACGGCATGCGCTACGAGGAAATGGGTTTGGTGCAACAAATCCGACTGCCAATCTACGTTTCACCCGCCAAGATTCGTCAGACCGAAACCCTTGGCCAGACGCCGGACGGTAAGATGATTCGGGCAGAAACC contains the following coding sequences:
- a CDS encoding discoidin domain-containing protein — its product is MQLFDAFIRFFLLDDDGKATPQNGVLPTEKHAVIPAVPGDLFRFLVPCADLGGVRPESTGVYIGEQKVGFIRRQEAETYSEIRLRVNSAVSEGDYKQFALLGEIPNPDHAVTNLALNRACLASSTLEVSNVGTYALTDGVLDNGFWTSNSDYFQAHDEWLIMPLAELSRINSLVFYARNSRDGYTHFPVSVRLEISTDGTNYSFVRQWLNLDQPSGLLAVTLQLPEAVDATHLKLTFSDMRLNTFDSSYRAQLAEWQVIGYPLSKPPTIEANLLGTFKKQLTNLGDYVREIRSFFESYVNTPVTVDEDGSELVIKMYHTDRFGLGNVRVGIGLGDVSESNTNEPRLSVRFKDTITQPAKTSYRVSVDLDIAEGNSYVLGEKNYTATRTDTASSILTALGVTGETIELPGGTTPVISASAGSVSVINRNRPAIQVLFVYSSGGSDNYKAVVSSSVQAGNTYQISVEGQTTRTYIAQPGDVAATVEAYFNANGGTSFSTPLGKVPIARADAGSQVIANVNSPAIRLTSRTEIPAQVLDRYDVFVGTSILPGNTFSLQQNSDAKRVVVASSGDTALSVAQGFGYDTNPFTLSIPTGSKLTGFAESGPRYNEANIADVEVLSGPILQRNLPYVAEIVVPTNQLEGVYSLDLKTDTLIAQSNYIDVRADDKNTALVRFADTGHTYGMRYEEMGLVQQIRLPIYVSPAKIRQTETLGQTPDGKMIRAETRSEAVHTLTTRALPSAFHKAMWTALKHRQLTIDGIHYQQQGEYSLSDWVGRKNKLIQGSAELIRLDSYRNNRFENKHLSTLTESMGYVLIENVDTPLGLSVYLQSDNIVGRVRAGSTVAPDVYQLQIRSGCEPLEVAVYVDNVLFVTSLLTASRLNRIDEYLILQASQSVRIVARPAASNVKTKTWLQHRTDSAYSDEYSNQFEP